A stretch of the Veillonella parvula DSM 2008 genome encodes the following:
- the rplP gene encoding 50S ribosomal protein L16, with translation MLIPKRVKHRKQFRGRMKGRAMRGNTVSHGEFGLVACEPSWITNRQIEAARIAMTRYIKRGGKVWIKIFPDKPITAKPAGTRMGSGKGSPEYWVAVVKPGRVMFEMDGVPEATAREAMRLASHKLPIKCKFVVKGKELGGDVNEG, from the coding sequence ATGCTTATTCCAAAGCGCGTAAAACATCGTAAGCAATTCCGCGGCCGTATGAAAGGTCGTGCTATGCGCGGTAATACAGTGTCTCATGGTGAGTTTGGCTTGGTAGCATGCGAACCATCTTGGATCACTAACCGTCAAATCGAAGCTGCCCGTATTGCTATGACTCGTTATATCAAACGTGGTGGTAAAGTATGGATTAAAATTTTCCCTGACAAACCAATCACAGCTAAACCAGCTGGTACTCGTATGGGTTCCGGTAAAGGTTCTCCTGAATACTGGGTAGCAGTGGTTAAACCAGGTCGTGTAATGTTTGAAATGGACGGTGTGCCAGAAGCTACAGCTCGTGAAGCTATGCGTCTTGCAAGCCATAAACTTCCAATCAAATGCAAATTTGTTGTTAAGGGTAAAGAATTGGGTGGTGACGTAAATGAAGGTTAA
- the rplC gene encoding 50S ribosomal protein L3, with translation MSKAILGKKLGMTQVFTAEGQLVPVTVVETTPSVVVRVKTVETDGYEAVQIGYGSIKEKHLTKPVKGQFDKAGVAPVKYLREVRVANAADYTVGQTLAADIFAEGELVDVVGTGKGKGFAGTIKRHNFSRGPETHGSKSHREPGSIGPMISGGGGKVYKGKKLPGQMGGYRVTVQRLSVVKVDAERNLLLVKGGIPGAKGSLVMVRNTVKPVK, from the coding sequence ATGTCTAAAGCTATTTTGGGTAAAAAATTAGGAATGACACAAGTCTTCACAGCTGAAGGCCAATTAGTTCCTGTAACAGTAGTGGAAACTACCCCAAGCGTTGTAGTGCGCGTAAAGACTGTAGAAACAGACGGCTACGAAGCAGTACAAATTGGTTACGGTTCCATTAAAGAAAAACATTTAACAAAACCTGTAAAAGGTCAGTTCGACAAAGCTGGCGTAGCTCCAGTGAAATATCTTCGCGAAGTTCGCGTAGCTAATGCAGCTGACTACACAGTAGGCCAAACTCTGGCAGCTGATATCTTCGCAGAAGGTGAATTGGTGGACGTAGTGGGTACAGGTAAAGGTAAGGGTTTTGCTGGCACAATTAAACGCCATAACTTCTCCCGTGGTCCTGAAACTCATGGCTCCAAATCTCACCGTGAACCTGGTTCCATCGGTCCTATGATCTCCGGTGGCGGCGGTAAGGTATACAAAGGTAAAAAACTCCCTGGACAAATGGGTGGTTACAGAGTTACCGTACAACGCTTATCCGTTGTGAAAGTTGATGCTGAACGTAACCTTTTATTGGTTAAAGGTGGTATCCCAGGCGCTAAAGGTAGCTTGGTTATGGTTCGCAACACGGTTAAACCTGTTAAATAA
- the rpsN gene encoding 30S ribosomal protein S14, giving the protein MAKKSMIEREKKRAKIVEKYAAKREALKAAGDYEGLSKLPANASPTRLHNRCNLTGRPHGYMRKFGISRIAFRELAYKGQIPGVKKASW; this is encoded by the coding sequence ATGGCTAAAAAATCTATGATTGAACGCGAAAAGAAACGCGCTAAAATCGTTGAAAAATATGCAGCTAAACGTGAAGCGTTAAAAGCAGCAGGTGATTATGAAGGCTTATCCAAATTACCAGCAAATGCATCCCCAACACGCTTGCACAACCGTTGCAACTTAACTGGTCGTCCTCACGGCTATATGCGTAAATTCGGTATCAGCCGTATTGCGTTCCGTGAATTGGCGTACAAAGGACAAATTCCTGGTGTTAAAAAAGCCAGCTGGTAA
- the rpmC gene encoding 50S ribosomal protein L29 produces the protein MKVNDIRNMSAAEMEQKVSGLKEELFNLRFQLATGQLENPMRIREVKKTIARIKTVQREVELKSENA, from the coding sequence ATGAAGGTTAATGACATTCGCAATATGAGCGCTGCCGAAATGGAACAAAAAGTTTCCGGTCTTAAGGAAGAGTTATTTAACCTCCGTTTTCAGCTTGCAACAGGTCAATTAGAAAATCCTATGCGCATTCGTGAAGTTAAGAAGACAATCGCTCGTATTAAAACTGTACAACGTGAAGTTGAACTTAAATCTGAAAACGCATAA
- the rpsG gene encoding 30S ribosomal protein S7 codes for MPRKGPVPKRDVLPDPVYNSKLVTRFINKVMYDGKKGIAETIVYDAFEIIRSKMGQDPMEVFDQALKNVMPVLEVRARRIGGANYQVPVEVRADRRQTLGIRWVVNYARLRGERTMKERLAGELMDAFNNAGAAIKKKEDTHKMAEANKAFAHYRW; via the coding sequence ATGCCAAGAAAAGGCCCTGTTCCGAAACGTGATGTACTTCCAGATCCGGTGTACAACAGCAAATTAGTAACACGTTTCATTAACAAAGTTATGTACGATGGTAAAAAAGGCATTGCTGAAACTATCGTATATGATGCATTCGAAATTATTCGTTCCAAAATGGGTCAAGACCCAATGGAAGTTTTTGATCAAGCATTGAAAAATGTTATGCCTGTACTTGAAGTACGTGCTCGCCGTATCGGTGGTGCGAACTATCAAGTGCCAGTTGAAGTTCGTGCTGATCGCCGTCAAACCCTCGGTATTCGTTGGGTTGTAAATTATGCTCGTCTTCGTGGTGAACGCACTATGAAAGAACGTTTGGCAGGCGAATTGATGGACGCTTTCAACAATGCAGGCGCTGCAATCAAGAAAAAAGAAGATACTCATAAAATGGCAGAAGCTAATAAAGCATTTGCTCATTATCGTTGGTAA
- the rplN gene encoding 50S ribosomal protein L14 has protein sequence MIQQQTILNVADNTGAKRIMCIQVMGGSYRKFGNIGDVIVASVKDASPGGVVKKGDVVKAVIVRSKKGIRRQDGSYIRFDENAAVVIKDDKTPRGTRIFGPVARELREKDFMKIVSLAPEVL, from the coding sequence ATGATCCAGCAACAAACAATTTTGAATGTTGCCGACAACACTGGTGCTAAACGTATTATGTGCATCCAAGTCATGGGCGGTTCTTATCGCAAATTCGGCAATATCGGTGACGTAATCGTTGCTTCTGTAAAAGATGCATCACCCGGTGGCGTTGTCAAGAAAGGCGACGTAGTTAAAGCTGTTATTGTTCGTTCTAAAAAAGGTATCCGCCGTCAAGACGGTTCCTATATTCGTTTCGATGAAAACGCAGCAGTAGTTATTAAAGATGACAAGACCCCTCGTGGTACTCGTATCTTTGGACCTGTAGCTAGAGAACTTCGTGAAAAAGACTTCATGAAAATCGTTTCTTTGGCTCCAGAAGTATTATAA
- the rplD gene encoding 50S ribosomal protein L4, translating to MPTVATYNQSGVKVGEIQLNDAVFGVEVNEAVMHQAVVRQLSNERLGTHATKTRGMVRGGGRKPWKQKGTGRARAGSSRSPIWIGGGTTFGPQPRSYYKAMPRKARRLAVKSALSDKVNNSELYVLEEITLAAPKTKEVLNIINSFNVGDAKVLFITEGDVNVERSARNIQGVKALACEGMNIFDLLHYDKLFITKGAVAKIEEVLG from the coding sequence ATGCCTACAGTAGCAACATATAATCAATCCGGCGTTAAAGTCGGTGAAATACAGTTAAACGATGCAGTATTCGGCGTTGAAGTTAACGAAGCCGTAATGCATCAAGCCGTAGTTCGTCAATTGTCTAACGAACGTCTCGGCACACATGCAACAAAAACTAGAGGTATGGTTCGTGGCGGTGGCCGCAAACCTTGGAAACAAAAAGGTACTGGCCGTGCTCGTGCAGGCTCCAGCCGCTCCCCAATCTGGATCGGTGGCGGTACTACATTTGGCCCACAACCTCGCAGCTATTACAAAGCTATGCCTCGTAAGGCTAGACGTTTAGCAGTTAAATCTGCTCTTAGCGATAAAGTGAATAATAGCGAATTATACGTTTTGGAAGAAATCACATTAGCAGCTCCTAAAACAAAAGAAGTGTTGAACATTATTAACAGCTTCAACGTTGGTGATGCAAAAGTATTGTTCATCACTGAAGGTGATGTAAATGTTGAACGTTCCGCTCGTAACATCCAAGGTGTTAAAGCTTTGGCTTGCGAAGGTATGAACATTTTCGATCTTCTTCATTACGATAAGCTCTTCATTACTAAAGGCGCTGTCGCAAAAATCGAGGAGGTGCTCGGATAA
- the tuf gene encoding elongation factor Tu: protein MAKEKFERTKPHVNIGTIGHVDHGKTTLTAAITKVLAEKGQADFQDYSMIDKAPEERERGITINTAHVEYETANRHYAHVDCPGHADYVKNMITGAAQMDGAILVVSAADGPMPQTREHILLARQVGVPAIVVFLNKADMVDDEELIELVEMEVRELLSSYEFPGDEVPIVVGSALKALEGDAQYVAKIDELMDAVDSYIPTPVRDTDKPFLMPVEDVFTITGRGTVATGRVERGQVNVGDTVEVVGLKEKAEQYVVTGLEMFRKVLDSAVAGDNVGALLRGVDRKDIERGQVLAKPGSINPHTKFKAEVYVLTKEEGGRHTPFFSNYRPQFYFRTTDVTGVVNLPEGVEMCMPGDNVTMEIELITPIAIEEGLRFAIREGGHTVGAGVVTEIEG, encoded by the coding sequence ATGGCAAAAGAAAAATTTGAACGTACGAAACCGCATGTTAACATCGGTACAATCGGTCACGTTGACCATGGTAAAACTACTTTGACTGCTGCAATCACTAAAGTATTGGCTGAAAAAGGTCAAGCTGACTTCCAAGATTACAGCATGATTGATAAAGCTCCAGAAGAACGTGAACGCGGTATCACAATTAATACTGCACACGTTGAGTATGAAACTGCTAACCGTCACTATGCACACGTTGACTGCCCAGGCCATGCTGACTATGTTAAAAACATGATTACTGGTGCGGCTCAAATGGACGGCGCTATCTTGGTTGTATCCGCAGCTGACGGCCCTATGCCTCAAACTCGCGAACACATCTTGTTGGCTCGCCAAGTTGGTGTTCCTGCAATCGTAGTATTCTTGAACAAAGCTGACATGGTTGACGATGAAGAATTGATCGAATTGGTAGAAATGGAAGTTCGTGAACTTCTTTCTTCCTACGAATTCCCTGGCGACGAAGTACCTATCGTTGTAGGTTCCGCGTTGAAAGCTTTGGAAGGCGATGCTCAATATGTAGCTAAAATTGACGAATTGATGGACGCTGTAGACTCCTACATCCCAACACCAGTTCGTGACACTGATAAACCATTCTTGATGCCTGTGGAAGATGTTTTCACAATCACTGGTCGTGGTACAGTAGCAACTGGCCGTGTTGAACGTGGTCAAGTAAACGTTGGTGATACTGTTGAAGTAGTAGGCTTGAAAGAAAAAGCTGAACAATACGTAGTAACAGGTCTTGAAATGTTCCGTAAAGTGTTGGATTCTGCAGTAGCAGGTGACAACGTAGGTGCATTGCTTCGTGGTGTTGATCGTAAAGACATCGAACGTGGTCAAGTATTGGCTAAACCAGGTTCCATCAACCCACACACAAAATTCAAAGCAGAAGTATACGTATTGACTAAAGAAGAAGGTGGTCGTCATACTCCATTCTTCTCCAACTACCGTCCACAATTCTACTTCCGTACAACAGACGTAACAGGTGTTGTAAACCTTCCTGAAGGTGTAGAAATGTGTATGCCTGGCGATAACGTAACAATGGAAATCGAATTGATTACTCCAATCGCTATCGAAGAAGGTCTTCGTTTTGCGATCCGCGAAGGTGGCCATACAGTAGGCGCTGGCGTAGTAACAGAAATCGAAGGTTAA
- the rplW gene encoding 50S ribosomal protein L23 has protein sequence MQLHDVLIRPVITEKSTMLMEEGKYTFRVPLTANKVQIRQAVEKIFNVKVEKVATIRVLGKTKRMGRTQGKRSDYKKAIVTLKAGESIEFFEGV, from the coding sequence ATGCAATTACATGATGTACTAATCCGCCCGGTTATTACCGAAAAATCCACTATGCTTATGGAAGAAGGCAAATACACTTTCCGTGTGCCTTTGACTGCAAATAAAGTGCAAATCCGTCAAGCAGTTGAAAAAATCTTCAATGTAAAAGTAGAAAAAGTAGCTACTATTCGTGTTTTAGGTAAGACTAAACGCATGGGTCGTACACAAGGTAAACGTAGCGATTACAAAAAAGCTATCGTAACCTTAAAAGCTGGCGAATCCATTGAATTCTTTGAAGGTGTCTAA
- the rpsJ gene encoding 30S ribosomal protein S10, with the protein MAKQQKIRIRLKAYDHKALDQSAAKIVDTAKRNGAMVSGPIPLPTEKNIFTILRSVHVNKDSREQFEMRTHKRLIDILEPNSKTVDAITRLDLPAGVSIEIKL; encoded by the coding sequence ATGGCTAAACAGCAAAAAATCCGTATTCGCCTTAAGGCATACGACCACAAAGCTCTCGATCAAAGCGCTGCTAAGATCGTAGACACTGCAAAAAGAAATGGCGCTATGGTATCTGGTCCGATTCCATTGCCAACAGAAAAGAATATCTTCACAATTCTTCGTTCTGTACACGTAAACAAAGATTCTCGTGAACAATTCGAAATGCGTACACATAAACGCTTAATCGATATTCTTGAACCAAATTCGAAAACAGTAGATGCTATCACTCGTTTAGATTTACCAGCTGGTGTATCTATTGAAATAAAACTATAA
- the rpsQ gene encoding 30S ribosomal protein S17 yields MAEERNVRKVRVGKVVSDKMNKTVVVAVERKVPHALYNKPMVSTKRFKAHDENNECQIGDTVKIVETRPLSKDKCWRVVEILERQK; encoded by the coding sequence GTGGCAGAAGAAAGAAACGTACGTAAAGTCCGCGTAGGTAAAGTTGTAAGCGACAAAATGAATAAAACTGTTGTTGTTGCTGTGGAACGTAAAGTACCTCACGCATTATATAACAAGCCAATGGTTAGCACAAAACGCTTCAAAGCTCATGATGAAAATAATGAGTGTCAAATTGGCGATACAGTTAAAATTGTAGAAACTCGTCCACTTTCTAAAGATAAATGTTGGAGAGTTGTTGAAATTCTTGAAAGACAAAAATAA
- the rpsS gene encoding 30S ribosomal protein S19: MSRSIKKGPFVADHLLKKVEALNETNEKKVVKTWSRASTIIPSFVGHTIAVHDGRKHVPVFITEDMVGHKLGEFAPTRTYRGHGKDEKSTGKK, encoded by the coding sequence GTGTCCAGATCTATTAAAAAAGGCCCTTTCGTAGCAGATCATTTGCTTAAGAAAGTTGAAGCTTTAAACGAAACTAACGAAAAGAAAGTTGTAAAAACCTGGTCCCGTGCCTCTACTATTATCCCAAGTTTTGTAGGCCACACAATTGCTGTGCATGATGGTCGCAAACATGTACCTGTATTCATTACAGAAGATATGGTAGGTCATAAATTAGGTGAGTTCGCTCCTACACGTACTTATAGAGGTCATGGTAAGGACGAAAAATCTACAGGCAAAAAATAG
- the rplB gene encoding 50S ribosomal protein L2, protein MAIKSFKPYSAGRRFMTVSAFDEITASKPEKSLLAKISQKGGRNNTGKMTVRHQGGGHKRQYRIIDFKRTKDNIPAKVATIEYDPNRSSRIALLNYADGEKRYILAPNGLKVGDVVFSGPESDIKPGNCLPLANIPDDTQIHNIELKIGKGGQIVRSAGTSAQLMGKDNGYAILRLPSGEMRRVRQECRATIGVVGNADHSNLVIGKAGRHRWMGVRPGNRGVVMNPCDHPHGGGEGKSPVGRKHPVTPWGKPAHGVKTRDKKKASNSLIIKRRTK, encoded by the coding sequence ATGGCAATTAAATCATTTAAACCGTACTCCGCTGGTCGCCGGTTTATGACAGTATCCGCCTTCGACGAAATCACAGCAAGCAAACCAGAAAAATCTTTGCTCGCTAAGATTTCTCAAAAAGGTGGTCGTAACAATACTGGTAAAATGACAGTTCGTCACCAAGGTGGCGGTCACAAACGTCAATACCGTATTATTGACTTCAAACGTACTAAAGATAATATTCCAGCTAAAGTAGCAACAATCGAGTATGATCCTAACCGTTCTTCTCGCATCGCTTTGCTTAACTACGCTGATGGTGAAAAACGCTACATTTTAGCTCCTAACGGTCTAAAAGTTGGTGACGTTGTATTCTCCGGTCCTGAGTCCGATATTAAACCTGGTAACTGCTTACCATTGGCTAATATTCCAGACGATACACAAATCCACAATATCGAATTGAAAATCGGTAAAGGTGGTCAAATCGTTCGTTCCGCTGGTACATCTGCTCAATTGATGGGTAAAGATAATGGCTACGCTATTCTTCGTTTACCATCTGGTGAAATGCGTCGTGTTCGTCAAGAGTGCCGTGCAACAATTGGTGTTGTTGGTAACGCTGACCACAGCAACCTTGTAATCGGTAAAGCTGGTCGTCATCGTTGGATGGGTGTTCGCCCTGGCAACCGTGGTGTTGTAATGAACCCTTGTGACCATCCACATGGTGGTGGTGAAGGTAAATCTCCTGTTGGTCGTAAACATCCTGTTACACCTTGGGGCAAACCAGCACATGGTGTTAAAACTCGCGACAAGAAAAAAGCTTCTAACAGCTTAATCATTAAACGTCGTACAAAATAG
- the rplV gene encoding 50S ribosomal protein L22 has protein sequence MEAKAIARHIRIAPRKIRIVADLVRGKNIGEAFAILKFTPKVGADVVEKVMRSAIANAEHNFDMNVDNLYVSEIFVDQGPTLKRIHPRSRGQAFKILKRTSHVTVVVKERA, from the coding sequence ATGGAAGCAAAAGCAATCGCTAGACATATCCGAATCGCGCCTCGTAAAATCCGTATCGTTGCAGATTTAGTGCGCGGTAAAAACATCGGCGAAGCATTTGCCATCTTGAAGTTCACTCCGAAAGTTGGCGCTGATGTAGTAGAAAAAGTTATGCGTTCTGCAATCGCAAACGCTGAACATAATTTCGATATGAATGTTGACAATCTTTACGTATCCGAGATCTTCGTTGATCAAGGCCCTACATTAAAACGCATTCATCCTCGTTCCCGTGGTCAAGCTTTCAAAATTTTGAAACGTACTAGCCACGTAACAGTAGTAGTTAAAGAAAGAGCTTAA
- the rplE gene encoding 50S ribosomal protein L5, whose translation MSRLFEQYNSEIKKSMQEKFQYGNVMEIPKLEKIVINIGVGDAVGNAKALEAAVNDLTIIAGQKPVITKAKKSIANFKVREGMALGTKVTLRGERMYEFLDRLINAALPRVRDFRGISATAFDGRGNYALGLKEQLIFPEIEYDQVERVTGMDIIIVTSAKTDEEARELLTQFGMPFEK comes from the coding sequence ATGTCTCGTTTGTTTGAACAATACAACTCTGAAATTAAAAAGAGTATGCAAGAAAAATTCCAATACGGCAATGTAATGGAAATTCCTAAATTGGAAAAAATCGTTATCAACATCGGCGTAGGTGATGCAGTAGGCAATGCAAAAGCATTGGAAGCAGCAGTTAATGATTTGACTATCATTGCTGGTCAAAAACCTGTCATCACAAAAGCTAAAAAATCCATTGCGAACTTCAAAGTTCGTGAAGGCATGGCGTTGGGTACAAAAGTTACTCTTCGTGGCGAACGCATGTATGAATTCCTTGATAGATTGATCAATGCGGCATTACCTCGTGTACGTGACTTCCGCGGTATCAGCGCTACTGCATTCGATGGCCGTGGTAACTACGCTTTGGGTCTTAAAGAACAGCTCATCTTCCCTGAAATCGAATATGATCAGGTAGAACGTGTTACTGGTATGGACATCATTATCGTAACAAGTGCTAAGACAGATGAAGAAGCTCGTGAATTGTTGACTCAATTCGGTATGCCTTTTGAAAAATAA
- the fusA gene encoding elongation factor G: MAREFSLAKTRNIGIMAHIDAGKTTTTERILYYTGIVHKIGEVHEGAATMDWMEQEQERGITITSAATTCQWKEHRINIIDTPGHVDFTVEVERSLRVLDGSVAVFSAKGGVEPQSETVWRQASNYGVPRIAYVNKMDTVGADFFNVVDMMKARLGANSVAIQVPIGAEDTFEGIIDLMTMKAEIYKSDDGKEYEITDIPAEYQEVAEARREMMIDAIAETDDDIMMKYLEGEEISVEELKAALRKAVIANQLFPVLCGSSYKNKGVQMLLDAVIDYMPAPIDIPPIKGVVPGTEEETTRPSSDEEPFSALAFKIMADPYVGKLAFFRVYSGTLESGSYVFNSTKGKKERIGRILQMHANSRKEIERVYSGDIAAAVGLKDTTTGDTLCDEKSPVILESMEFPEPVISVAVEPKTKADQEKMGTALARLAEEDPTFKVRTDEETGQTIISGMGELHLDIIVDRMNREFKVDCNVGKPQVAYRETIRKAVKAEGKFVRQSGGRGQYGHCWLELIPQEPGAGFEFENKVVGGAIPREYIGPVESGVKEAMESGVIAGYPMVDVKVIVFDGSYHDVDSNEMAFKIAGSMGFKEGARKADPALLEPYMAVEVDVPEEYMGDVIGDLNSRRGRMDGMEARNGSQHIKAYVPLSEMFGYATDLRSKTQGRGNYSMTFDHYEEVPKKIAEEIQAKKNG, translated from the coding sequence GTGGCAAGAGAGTTTTCCTTAGCAAAAACTCGTAATATCGGTATCATGGCTCACATTGATGCTGGTAAAACAACAACTACAGAACGTATCCTCTACTATACAGGTATCGTTCACAAGATCGGCGAAGTACATGAAGGCGCTGCTACGATGGACTGGATGGAGCAAGAGCAAGAACGTGGTATCACAATCACTTCTGCTGCAACAACTTGTCAATGGAAAGAACATCGTATCAATATCATCGATACTCCTGGTCACGTTGACTTTACTGTAGAAGTAGAACGTTCTCTACGTGTACTTGACGGTTCTGTTGCGGTGTTCAGTGCTAAAGGTGGCGTTGAACCTCAATCCGAAACAGTATGGCGTCAGGCTTCTAACTACGGCGTACCTCGTATCGCTTATGTAAATAAGATGGATACTGTAGGTGCTGACTTCTTCAACGTAGTTGACATGATGAAAGCTCGTTTGGGTGCAAATTCCGTAGCTATCCAAGTACCAATCGGTGCTGAAGATACTTTCGAAGGCATCATTGACTTGATGACTATGAAAGCGGAAATTTATAAATCCGATGACGGTAAAGAATATGAAATCACTGATATCCCTGCTGAATATCAAGAAGTAGCAGAAGCTCGTCGCGAAATGATGATCGATGCTATCGCTGAAACAGATGATGATATCATGATGAAATATTTGGAAGGCGAAGAAATTTCTGTGGAAGAATTGAAAGCGGCATTGCGTAAAGCTGTTATTGCTAACCAATTATTCCCAGTTCTTTGTGGTTCTTCCTATAAAAATAAAGGTGTTCAAATGTTATTGGATGCTGTTATCGATTACATGCCAGCTCCAATCGACATCCCACCTATTAAAGGTGTTGTTCCTGGTACTGAAGAAGAAACAACTCGTCCTTCTTCCGATGAAGAGCCATTCTCTGCATTGGCATTCAAAATCATGGCTGACCCTTATGTTGGTAAATTAGCGTTCTTCCGTGTGTACTCCGGTACATTGGAATCTGGCTCCTACGTTTTCAACTCCACTAAAGGTAAAAAAGAACGTATCGGTCGTATTCTTCAAATGCACGCTAACTCCCGTAAAGAAATCGAACGCGTATATTCTGGTGACATCGCTGCGGCGGTTGGCTTAAAGGATACTACTACAGGCGACACATTGTGTGATGAAAAATCTCCTGTAATCCTTGAGTCCATGGAATTCCCTGAACCAGTTATCTCCGTTGCTGTTGAACCTAAAACAAAAGCTGACCAAGAAAAAATGGGTACAGCTCTTGCTCGTTTGGCAGAAGAAGATCCTACTTTCAAAGTTCGTACTGATGAAGAAACAGGTCAAACTATTATCTCTGGTATGGGCGAACTTCACTTGGATATCATCGTTGACCGTATGAACCGTGAATTCAAAGTAGATTGTAACGTAGGTAAACCTCAAGTAGCATACCGCGAAACTATCCGTAAAGCTGTTAAGGCTGAAGGTAAATTCGTACGTCAATCTGGTGGTCGTGGTCAATATGGTCACTGCTGGTTGGAATTGATTCCTCAAGAACCAGGTGCTGGCTTCGAGTTTGAAAACAAGGTTGTAGGTGGTGCGATTCCTCGTGAATACATCGGACCTGTTGAAAGCGGTGTTAAAGAAGCTATGGAATCCGGTGTTATCGCTGGGTACCCTATGGTTGATGTTAAAGTTATCGTATTTGATGGTTCTTACCATGACGTTGACTCCAACGAAATGGCCTTCAAAATTGCTGGTTCTATGGGCTTCAAAGAAGGTGCTCGCAAAGCAGACCCTGCATTGCTTGAACCATATATGGCTGTAGAAGTAGACGTTCCTGAAGAATACATGGGCGACGTTATCGGTGACTTGAACTCTCGTCGTGGTCGCATGGACGGCATGGAAGCTCGTAATGGTTCCCAACATATCAAAGCATATGTTCCATTGAGTGAAATGTTCGGTTACGCAACTGACCTTCGTTCCAAAACGCAAGGCCGTGGTAACTACTCTATGACATTCGATCATTACGAAGAAGTTCCTAAGAAAATTGCTGAAGAAATTCAAGCAAAGAAAAACGGTTAA
- the rplX gene encoding 50S ribosomal protein L24, which yields MAKLQIKKGDTVVVISGKDKGKQGTVIATEPKKERVFVEGVNTVKRHTKPSQANPQGGIVTKEAGIHVSNVMVVDPETKTATRIKKVEGKDGKFVRATVKSGTVLK from the coding sequence ATGGCTAAGCTACAAATCAAAAAAGGCGATACAGTTGTTGTTATCTCCGGTAAAGATAAAGGTAAGCAAGGTACAGTTATTGCAACTGAACCTAAAAAAGAACGCGTATTTGTTGAAGGCGTTAATACTGTAAAACGTCACACAAAACCTTCCCAAGCTAACCCACAAGGCGGCATCGTTACTAAAGAAGCTGGCATTCATGTTTCTAACGTAATGGTTGTCGACCCAGAAACTAAAACAGCTACTCGTATCAAAAAGGTAGAAGGCAAGGACGGTAAATTCGTTCGCGCTACTGTTAAATCCGGTACAGTACTTAAATAA
- the rpsC gene encoding 30S ribosomal protein S3 — MGQKVNPHGLRVGIVKDWDAKWYADKDFAANLHEDVKIRNFLKETLFIAGISRIEIERTNKRIKLTIHTAKPGMVIGRGGAGIEDIKKAMTRFTDKQVDVNIAEIKQADMDATLVAENIAGQLERRIGFRRAMKQAVGRTMRLGAKGIKIMVSGRLGGAEIARSESYREGSIPLHTLRADIDYGTAEAHTTYGCIGIKVWIYKGEVLPEAKQAPAKKEEGGK, encoded by the coding sequence GTGGGTCAAAAAGTTAATCCACACGGTTTGCGTGTCGGTATCGTAAAAGATTGGGACGCAAAATGGTATGCAGATAAAGATTTCGCTGCTAATCTTCATGAAGACGTAAAAATTCGTAACTTCTTGAAAGAAACCCTTTTCATTGCTGGTATTTCCCGCATTGAAATCGAGCGTACAAATAAACGTATTAAATTGACTATCCACACTGCGAAACCAGGTATGGTTATCGGTCGTGGTGGTGCTGGTATCGAAGATATCAAAAAAGCAATGACTCGTTTCACTGATAAACAAGTGGATGTTAACATTGCAGAAATTAAACAAGCAGATATGGATGCAACATTAGTTGCTGAAAACATTGCGGGCCAATTGGAACGTCGTATCGGCTTCCGCCGTGCAATGAAACAAGCTGTAGGTCGTACAATGCGCTTAGGTGCAAAAGGTATTAAAATCATGGTAAGCGGTCGTCTTGGCGGTGCTGAAATCGCTCGTAGCGAATCCTACCGTGAAGGTTCTATTCCTTTGCATACACTTCGTGCAGACATTGACTACGGTACTGCTGAAGCTCATACAACATATGGTTGTATCGGCATTAAAGTATGGATTTACAAAGGTGAAGTTTTGCCAGAAGCAAAACAAGCACCTGCTAAGAAGGAAGAAGGTGGCAAGTAA